In the Castor canadensis chromosome 1, mCasCan1.hap1v2, whole genome shotgun sequence genome, GACTCTTCCTGCTTAAGAGCAGTTGatgtttgaagcaagaaaaaaatattgtagaACTAAAGTGACTTCCTGAGAAAAAGAAGGGCTTATAAAGTTTATTGGTTAAAATAAGTACATGTACTTTCCATACTATTTCATGCAAATCAGTAAAGGTAAGCTGTAATTATAAGTTCAAACTATTTCTTTAGGTATAACTCTAAATTTAAGTATCAAGATTCAGTTGATAAAGCATAAATGTATGAAATTTTGAGATCTTTATCTGAAAATATGATCATTACTATTATATATCACTTAACTTGCtaaattatgaaattaaataaattagatGAATAAAATCAAATAGTGATAATAAAACagcaatatatatttcaaaaaatattaaaaattaatacaaaggAAAATATCAGAACTGTTTGGCAAATCATTTTATGTATCAATATACTAATTGAAAAGCATCATCTGATGTGGCTAGAACGATACACAGGTATAATTGATTTGAGCTGATAAGCAAATATATAACTATTCCTTTTGAAAAGTTGGAgaacaagaattttaaaagtttatttggaaTTATCAAGTAGTGgtgaattttttaatattagtgttaaaaataaaaagcaattgtATTACATTTGTCTTGTTTTGTCTGGAGTTTTAATCACACTCATTTGGTCTGGAGACATTCATGGTAAGAGTAAGGCACAGTTGGCTAGATTTACTTAAAGGTGCACTTTTATCATTCATCATGTGAGGAGAAAAAAGGGAACTGTGTTCACTTGCAAGGGAATTACATGATGGAGGAGAAACTAACATAAAtacaaagggaaaagagaaaatggtgTGAGCAAAAGGTCGTATTTATTAACtaactaaaatattaattcatattTTAGTATATTGTATAATAGGTGTTAGTGAAAGATTTAATGAACAGCATTGTGAGATCATTGTTTTTCATATCTGGCATatgtgaaagaaattaaagtagaGCAATAATAATGCAACTACTTATTTCACCACAAAAAGAATGGATTTAATAAATGATTCTCACTGGAATATAGAGGGGACTTTAAGTCTTGAATAAGAAGCACATAAAAGCTTTAACAGAAAAGGTTTAGATTCAAAGAAGATGGAGATGTACATGTGTGCAGAGAAAATAATGATCCCAGAAACAAGACAAAATGTCTGTGTAAAATTTCactttcaagagaaaaatgttatttctccACAATATGGTCTAAATAATAATCTGAACTTCCCAATAATCTTGGTAAAATTAAAACCAAGTCTATTAAGTTATGTTAAATTTGTGTTCTTGgtatcattttaatatatatcaGTTCACTTTTGAAGTTCCAATCTCATCTTGTACAAATGAAGTAATGCTGGATACAATTTAAGATAGCAAATACATGTAGGCATGTATCTAATACttgtaaaaaccaaacaaattattttaaaaagtgaatgaattaattataATGACTTTATCATATCAGCAGCTGGACAGcagattaaaacagaaaaattaaaccgCACTGCGGTTTAATGATGGAATTTGTCCTCTTGGGGTTCTCTGATACTCCCCAGCTCCAGTGGACACTTTTTGGGATATTTTCATCcatatatttgattattttgatgtGCAACAGCATTATAGTACTAATAACAAAAATTGACCCTGCTCTTCAGACacctatgtattttttccttggaaatttttcatttctggaaaTCTGCTATGTAACAGTCACTATCCCAAGAATGCTTGTGGAACTTTGTacccaaaaaggaaatatttctttttttgcctgtGTTGCACAAATGTATTTTGTCCTTATGCTGGGAGGCATGGAGTGCCTCCTGCTGACACTGATGGCCTATGACCgttatgtggccatctgtaaccctCTGCACTATGCTCTAGTCACGAACCACAAGGTCTGCACACAGCTGGTGGCTGCCTGCTGGATCAGTGTAATTCCAATTGTAATTGGGCAAACATACCagattttctctttgcctttttgtGGATCTAACAGAATtaatcactttttctgtgatattcGCCCAGTACTGATGCTTGTTTGTGGAGACACATTTGCAAATAAGATAGGAGTATATGTTGCAGTGGTAGTTTTTCTTATGGTTCCATTTCTGTTGATCACTGTCTCCTATGGCAAACTTATGTCCAATATTCTGAAATTGACATCAGCCATAGGGAGGGCTAACGGTTTCTCCACTTGCTCATCTCACCTGACAGTTGTAGTCTTATTCTATGGATCAGCAAGTATCACTTATTTACAACCCAAAACAAGTCAATCTGAAGGAATAGGAAAACTGATGTCCCTTTTCTGTACCGTTTTGACCCCAACTTTGAATCCCATTACATATACTCCAAGGAACAAGGATATCACTGTGTCACTGAGAAAACTATAAACAAAATTAGTAGCATGAGGCAAATATCTAAAATTACAAAATGTATGTTTATAGGTTTGCCCGAAAAGTATATTTACCTTTGTTCTTATGTTTCTGTCTATAGATAATTAATATTATGGTAAAAATCCATGTTTTGTCAAGGAGCTTTCATTTTACAGAGCTTTGTTCGGAGCTTCTGTATAGTCAGAGTATAAATTAACCCAATTGTGaagatatcatttttaaaatcagtcttGCTTCTCATGATTAACTCTTGATATGGGGGACAGTGTGAGCAGCACAAGATACCACTAGTTGGGCTTATGTTATCAGatggattttctttcttgctcATCTTCCTCTAGTTGTATTACATGCCCTTCTCTGATAGTATGGTTTGACCAtcctaaggaaaagaaaagaaccgGTTAAGGTGATGGAACTGGTGAAATCTATCAGTTgtttattttagcttttattttttatagcttcTGATTTCTAACTGTCTGTGTTCATATCCTTTAGAAAGAACAAATTGTCAGTGTTTTCTTCTCTAAAGTACTAgacttctttgttctttgttaAACTCAGTGCCTCCCATGGCAACTTATGATCTTACTTGGgtaatatgtatttaattttcagaATATCTAGAATTTCACTATAATATATCTATATGAATGTATAGAGAGTTGAGTCATGCTCCCTAAAAATATCTCCACTTAACAGCTGAAAATGTAACCTTATTTGCAAAAAAAGGGTCTTTATAATTTTAGGTAGTTAAGGATTTTGAAAGCAGATCACCATGGTTTGTCTTGGCACCAAGTCCAGTGGTTATTAACCTTGGAAAaagcagagaaacagagaagaacATGGTGGGAAGAAGGAGGTAAACATTAGAGTGATTCAGCCACAAATCAAGCAAAGTCAAGAGCCTCAAATGCTGGAGGAGAGAAAGAGTAGTCATCTCCTAAACTTTTTGGAGAAAGTGAGGCCCTACCAACACTGATTTTGGACTCTGGCCTGGACAAATATGAAAGACTAATTTTCTGTTGATTTAGTCACCCAATTTGGGGTAATTAAAGTATTCCTAGGAAAGCAATACACCATGAAAATAACACTcatcaatattttcttattttaaccaTATGGAATTAATTCTGTGTCCTCCCAGATCACAGCTAACACATTATAAAAGTTGCTGATACTATTGCTTCATCTGTGTTGTAAAAAtttggtatttctttcttttgatgaaaaataaaaaaacacataatttaTTGTACAAACTGAGTCTAAGAAatgtctcttcaaagaaataacaTATGACTAAgattattagaatttttttcttcagaatgtttttagtatttcaatttttttttctagaaatgcaAAGCAATGTTCAAAACTAAGGGAATGCGCTGAGAGTTAGAATATATTAGGACATCTCTACTCtataatattattcagccactgGAGACAATGGTTTAGAGCAACTCTACTGAGGGAATTCCCACTATctcaaaatgtaagaaaaatgttgATTTACTATACAATCCTATTGAGAATGTCTGAAATTGTCAGATCATTGAGTAATAAGATTTTTCCATCCACAAAAATATAAACCTGATTGAAAATAATTAGCTACAATGTTTACTGTGGTTGGTTATTTGAAAGTATTCATCAAACTACACAGTGTATACTcacaaagaattttatttaaaggcAAAAAATGTGGTTCAATAAAGACAAAAGGGAAGCCTGCATGAGAGGCCTGAGAGACAATCAGTACCAAGGTAATCTGGGATTGCTTTTGTCCCATATAAAGGATCACATTCTTATGAATTATGCAAGAAACAAGGACATCTGGAAGACTAAGATAATAAGTATCTAATCGATTGCTTTTGGTCATTTAACTAAGCCACTTTGTCAAATCCATTAGAATAGTTCTGAAATCCCAATAAGTAAAGTGACTAATGTCACCAGGGTACTGTAAACCTTACAAGGAATCTCAGAAAACCCACTTATCTTAGCTAAATTAAGAATAAAGAACTAGGTGTCTAGGCATTCTCAGGGAAAAAGAGCTTTTGTGGGTTGAGGGTGAGTGAACTGTACTTGCATAATGATAATGAATGAATTCAAttccttttaaattattgtaaGTCTTTTTTGATGTAGCATAACAAATAGTCAAAAACTTACCTACTTAAGAGAAcacaagaataatgaaattatgtcacttgtaagaaaatggattgaactggagagtACCATGTTGAACAAGAAGCCAAGATCACACAAATTTATCTTCCCACAGTTTTTGTAGGCCTAATTCTGCACATGGTGTTTGGTTTCTCTACTTTGGGTTTCAAAGGCTAATATCTAGGTGCCAGCTGGGCCAACTACTTGTCTGGAGTCTCTAGAGAAGAATATAAATTCCAGCTCATTTAGGTTGTTAGAAGAATCCAGTTCCTAGAGATTATAATGCTGAGGTCCAATTTCCTGGTTGGATGTCTAATGGGGGCCAAGCTTAGCTTCTAGATGCCAACCACAGTCTACATTGTCTGctttcttccatatttttcaCCTGAGTCTCTaatttttgtactgtttttaCTATACCTAGATTTAAGGTATTTGTGTGATTCAATGAAGTACACAGAAATAATATCCCTAATTAATGTCAATTGATGTTAGAGTTTAATTAAGatgcaaaattattttataacatcTAGATTAATTTTTGATCAAATAACTAGAAGTTTATGTATAGGTGAAGCACTAATTTGTTTGCCGTCTTAGAATCCTATTTAGTACAGTTACACCACAAATGAGTACAACaccaaatgaaaatgataaaaacatactaattaaaaattaaataaccatTGTTTAAAAATGGAATCACCAAAGTTCTATGGGGAACTTCTTAGAAATACAAAGGTATGTAACTTGTAACAAGTGATTTTGAGAATCTGCAAAGCAAACATGGTCATTacaagaaaataagagaagataTACTTCCAAAACTATGGTTATTTGCCTAAAGTATGAgtctttcatgtatatatatgtgcacgtgtgtgtatattttgacatacatatgtatgtaaaactaaaaatagcagaAATAAATGTGCAGTATTGCAAGAAATTATCccaaatatatgtgcatacaaacatATGTGAATAATTCTGACAGAAAGCCAAAGAACTTCAATAATCACCTGTCCATATTTTGCATTTCAAATACTTTTACATCTGTTAACCATTTTCATCCAAGAAAATAATAGTATTCACTATGAGCCAGATGTTATTAAAACACATAATATTTAtttccacaaaaaacaaacaaatttccaTTATGTGTTCTTACATTGGAAAATTAAGTAattcaaatgaataaatttccctttatgaacaataaatttaaagaaatggaatAAACTCCTATGTGTTGTGAATACGTGTGATTTAACAGGAATTGTTAAGTCGGTTGTTCGAGAAGCAATGTTTTTTCAATTTGTGGAAATATCACTAAAAGCTAagtactcttaaaaaaaaagtaaaattaacagAATATTGATAGTGTAGAAGTCAACTTGCTATATTGCAGAAATTAAAGCTATATGATACATTCAAGAATATGTAGAAGGATCAATTTCACATCACAAAAATCCCAACTTGTGGATACACACAGCTTGAAGACATATTGATATATGAAAGAAAGTAGTACTGAAATAATGTAGAATAGTTGTTCCTTTCATAAATTATCTATTTAGAAAAATATCCTATCTTAAGgtgagtaaagagaaaaaaatgacagagatTAACTCTTGCTTCCCATAATTTGCCTACAAAAATTTGTGTGATTTTTAAGtctgaatattaaatataatatatctttttaaagataATCCTATTATCTTCCTAGCTTTagcttaagaaaaatatttttagtaaatgtAGCTGGCCATAggtcaaaatttgaaaaatgcaatTAAACCAAATAGTTTTATGTCTGTATATACAAGCAGTACATATCAAACTCTTTCCAAAGAAGACTTGACAATTGGCAAAAAGATAACCTAAAGATcattataaaatactttaaagcatgaaaaataaTACCTATTATGTATCTTCTTGTGTGACTGTGTATACACAGTTGTATGTGATTATATTTAGTGCAATGAGTGATATGGGAGTTCATAGTTAcaacttttctgaaaaatattagcattattaattctaaaaaattagaaattgtattgtgatattttaatatacgtatttaatgtaatttgatcgtattcatcccttccattattctttgATATCCTTGCCACTCCTAATCccctcttttaaaactttttttgcaaattttaaaaataagtttcactATGaacttttcatatgtgcatacaacacatTTTGATAATATTCTCCACCATTCACCCACTCTTTCCCTCCTACACCTTCCACTATTCACAAGAATATTCATTACATGGAActatcagaatttttaaattgcctTTTCATATTGCTTCAAAAAGTGACAGAGGAACAAAAATAGATTAATGATGATTCATGGTTAGAAACTATTtaattcaaaaacaaatgaaacttcaTCTTTAGAGGCCTGAAGGAGGAAAGCAAAAAGTCTGcctaaaatgaattatttagtaagattattttgtaaaatacaaattaagatTTGTAAAGACAAATGATGTACGAACTAAATGTATATATCactagaacatttaaaaataagacataaaagttcttcaagtggaagaaaaagaagtcaaagtAGACATGGAAAAGattgaacagaatagaaaattagAAGATTGAGATGCATAGAACTTTTCAGTTTTAAATGTTCTTAGAAGAAAATTACACTTAAATACAATGTGTTGTGATGCTTATAAGCCAAAAAGAGTAAAAGTAAACCAATTATACAAAAGTGGGACATAATTAATTTAGACTAGTTTACATAATTTGTAGTTTAAGCCAGGGGTGGTTGTACAAAGCTCTTGGGGGGCTTACACAGGAAATGACAGTTTGATTCCGGaataagctacatagtgagacactctCTCTCATAGTGAGacactctctcttttctctcagaaaacctaaataaagaaataaaataaatactttaagaaactatatcatgtaatttcttttcatttttacctatttgtttttttttttttttactgttgtcctgggtggggatacattgtggcatttacaaaagttcttataatatatcaaatatatcatacttgagttcccCCATGTATAATTCTCTTTTATcattcctttccccattcctgaagTAGCTTCAACagttgtcatttttgcatttacatacacatatacacagtttttgtaccatattcaccctcctaacccCTTTCCCTAcaacctccccttcccactgttaccaacGCCCCCACTGGGaaggacttgttccaccctcctattctctaattgtagaaggaaaaagaagaaagaaaataaaaagacactcACATGAAAGCCAATAAATCAAAgttaaattaaacttaaaaatcaaacaatcCAAGGGATATGAGAAAGGACAAAGAAGCAATAGCCAAAAACCagtaaacattgttttaaaaatgatatagTTAATGCCAAATgcataaatatgtacattaaaTGCTACATAACTTAAATCTGTAATTATaagaaacaaaaagtcaaaatGCAAATATATCCCACCTAAATAGTACAAAGAACCAGATTTCTGGGACATGAATAAAAGAGCAAACTTATGAATCTGTGGTAAAGAAGAGTGGAATAAGATACAGACTAAAGGCATGAAACACATATTTAAAGATATTAgagcagaaaatttccctaatgtagaaaaagaaatgcacacCCAAATACATGAGGTATTGAGAAGCACAAATATACACAGCCAGATAAGAACCTTGTGACTTCATACTGCAGTTAAAATGCCAAAAGATCAAAGCAAAGAATACTAAAAGCTGCAATAGAATAATTCTAAGTTATTTACCAAAGCAAACCTATTAGAGtaacaacagaaatcttaaagacCACAAGAGCAAGGACTGGTTTATTTCAAACCTTGAGGCAAAATAATTGCCAACCATAACTCATACATTCAGAAAAGTTCAAAGCCATGTTAACTCTCATAAACTgtttgtggaaatgtaaattagtttcaACTGctgtagaaaacagtatggaggctcctcaaaaaactaaaaatataaccaccctatgatccagaaattcacTCCCAGGGATCTATCCGAagcaatgtaagtcagattacaataaaggcacctgcagacTCATGTTTATGGCAACACTATTAataatagctaagctctggaaacagcaagatgccccactaatgatcaatggattaagaaaatgtggtatttatacacagtggaattttactcagccacagagaaaaatgaaattttgtcatttgcaggtaaatagatgataatggagaatatcatcttaagtgatgttaaccaagttcagaaagcaaaaggcctcaagttttctcttatatgtggaatatagacccaaaacaattacaaataatattataaaatacagttcatgctaaagggaggtcacatatatgagaaggagtgtaaaagaaggaaattaagactatgaatatggttgaggtacttcctATACTAGAGTGAACATAGActtttttaatatattgaaattaccataagaagggtactaaggtagaaaggagaaaaaaaggggatgaaccaattgcTATTAaatcacatatatacatggaaatgtcacaatgaaacaccctgtatagctatcttaaatgaacattttttttttacaaaaagagaaaatggagaggcaaaacaggtcctgtctatgGGACTGGGACTAGTATGagtaggagaggggaggatataagggcAGGATGCATGGGGGGTGAATATGCTGGAAATACAATGtattgtatgtaaatggaaaaatgaaatattttgaagctattccaagaatggaggaagggtataaatgagaatgatggaaggggtgaattcagttatgatatattgtaaaaaattttgtaaatatcacattgtaccccaggacaacaatagtaaaaaataaagaataaaaaaaatcaaaggataaTAAAACCCCTTCATAATAAGCATAAATTGAAGAACTCATGATGATAACCCAGCATCTAAGAAGATAAATAAGGAAATGCTATACACAGAAATATGTAAGGAAAAACACAATCATAAGGACTCAGGAAAATATAGATCTCATTGGAAGATAAATATCAATGATagatagaaaagaatcaaacattactaTTTCAAGAAAATATCAAACCAATAAGATAAATGGAAATATTAGACAACATAACTCATTAATAACCCAAAGTGTAAATGGACTGAACTCTCCAATTAAAACATATAGACTGGCTGAATAAGTTTTCAAAAAGGATACAACTGTGTGCTATCTACATTAAACTCGCCTCAGTGGCAAAGATATACATTCagacacaaaataaaaggaatgaaaatgataTGTCAATAAAACTGGTTTTATGACTATTTGATGAATTAAATTTTTAGCCAAACTTAGTTATGAGTGATTAAAAAGGATGCTACATAATCATAAAGGGAAAATCAATCAAGAGATAAAATAATTGGAAATATAACACACCAAATAATGGTGCACACagtttcattaaacaaacactattgTACACAAAGGTAAAGACAaatccagatacaataatagtttGTGATATTGGTAAACAGCCCTCATTAACAGACAGATCATCCTGATGaaacaatcaa is a window encoding:
- the LOC141421692 gene encoding olfactory receptor 10AG1-like; the encoded protein is MMEFVLLGFSDTPQLQWTLFGIFSSIYLIILMCNSIIVLITKIDPALQTPMYFFLGNFSFLEICYVTVTIPRMLVELCTQKGNISFFACVAQMYFVLMLGGMECLLLTLMAYDRYVAICNPLHYALVTNHKVCTQLVAACWISVIPIVIGQTYQIFSLPFCGSNRINHFFCDIRPVLMLVCGDTFANKIGVYVAVVVFLMVPFLLITVSYGKLMSNILKLTSAIGRANGFSTCSSHLTVVVLFYGSASITYLQPKTSQSEGIGKLMSLFCTVLTPTLNPITYTPRNKDITVSLRKL